The region tttttttcttattttttctattattattatttaattatttgatcAAATTTCATTGTTGAAAATTCTTTCTAATTTCTAAAGTACATTTAtccaaaaattcaattaaattgataaaattatagaaaaaatcaTTCAAGTACACCCTAAAAGTAATTAATACATAATACCCACATTCAATGgtgatataaaaatatatatacttgctTTAGGCTTACTAGTTAATGGAACATGTGAGGAAAGATAAAAATGGGACATACAGAGCAAATTTCAAAATTGCTATTCACTTCTCAATCTGTTGGTGAGGCATCGCTTTCATGCTTCCACAACCACGTCAGGCGGCGGTTGAATTTCATACTTGcgtctttcattttttttatttttttttgttttcaaagatcaaataaaataaggaagataaatgtttcattatttatttttaggtcttTCAAGACATGCTAAATACGGTATATTGTTTGGTGCTGGAATACCGGTGTTGTTCATCGTCGGCTTAGTAATTTACCTCCGCAACAAGGTTGAAGAAGACTACAACAATCGGCATCCAAATCAGCCAGAACTGTTGTCGACCACCCCAAGATTAGATGCTTCCGTCAAAGGTCTCGATGGACAAACCATCGAGGAGTATCCAGTAACATTGCTGAGTGAAAGCCGGCGATTACCGAGGCCTAATGATAATACTTGCCCAATATGCCTTAGTGAATACCAAGCTAAAGAGATGATAAGGACTATTCCAGATTGCGAGCATTATTTTCATGCCGTTTGCATCGATGAGTGGCTGAAATTGAATGCTGCATTCCCCTTGTGCCGTAATACCCCGCAAACATTAGCTCCTATTGTTTCATCTTCATCATAACAGatgattaatttacttatttttctttGTGTATAATTTCTGTATGGGATCaatgtaaaagaaataaagtGAAAATTACCAAACCCATCAttgtgattatttatttatttattcattatcaaTACCTACCAAAACAATTGAGGGTGACAaggaaaacacaaaaaaaataaggaataaatttcGTCGGTGAAAACAAAACTACAACATAGTAGACAGCTAACTATTGTTTTTCAGTTTCTTCTGACATGCCAACTCGAGGTCTACAAGTTTAATCTGCCAAAAAAGCAAGAACAAACTGTACGTTGTTTATAATCCTCTAAACTAACTACTTACATGAATGGACTTCTTTAACGTTATTAAAAGAATGGATTCAATTTCCATTCAACCTTTCTTGTTcatcatcattttcttttcttttcaaccaTCAATAAGCCTAGAAATTTGTTCTACCCTATGCGGATCTCAAACTATTCGCTTCCCTTTCAGGCTTATAGACCAGCCCCAATACTGCGGCTATCAAGACTTTGAACTCTCTTGCCAAGTCCAGGAGACGACACAAGACGTAACCATCCTCACTTTCCCATATGCCGGTAACTTCAGCGTCTTCCATATCGATTACGCCCAACAAGTAGTGCAACTCAGCTACTCGGAAGGGTGCCTCCCGGGGATTCTTCTTCAGGGTCTTAATCTCTCAGGCTCTCCTTTTATGTCAGTAAACACTCAAAGCTACACTTTTTACAACTGTTCAACTATGGTGCAATATCCTGGAGTAACAAAAATTCCATGTCTTAGCGGGTTCAACTTTTATGTCGTCGCTATACTGACGGATGGTTATACCCCATCGACGTCGGTGTGTTTGGAGATAGCAAAGGTTATGGTCCCAATGTCAACAGATTGGTGGGAGGACGGTATGACTTTGGGGTGGAACCAACCTGATTGCCGGTGGTGTGAAAGCCATCAAGGAACTTGCCTATTCGAGAATGTTGGTGCAGGCTTGCAGGTCAGATGCGGCAGTGCTATTAAACACGGTATGCTTCATTAACTTCTTCTACGCTGTCCTTTTCTTTAATCGTTTaaatgtgtgtttttttttaatgcaAAAAGGTTAAAACTGAGAAAAAAACATGCATAAACTTTGAAGTGTAATAACCAATAATGGTAATCGAGTTAAAAGAGCAGTTTTTCATCTTTGCATTCCATTGGTAAAGTGGAAGCCGGAAGCATGTTAAGAAGGGTGATATGGGGAGTATATAGAACAATTTGGTATTAGAATTAGGATTTACCGATGGAATGCAAACTACATTGGATCTTTCAAATGTGCAGATATCGCTTTTCTTCTTCACGGATATTccttcaatatcttttctttaaGGTAATATTCCTTCGATATCCTGACTACATTCCTCTAGAAGTAAGTGGAGTGTCAAAATTTTatccatatttatatttaattttattcacGATTTAACCATTAAACTATACCCACTTTAgtagttaattttttttcttttgtattttgatACTTAAAGCTTAACTCCATTATACAAGGTTAAAAAAGCTGCCAATAACAACACGCCAAGTCATCAATAACATGATGTAATATGTTAACCAAAGTTGACCGGTATTCGCCGAGaattaattgctttgattgaccattgtttggacaaaaaaatcattaaaattgtaaaaagtataatttttttaaaaactgtaaaagttgttttaaaatatttaaaagttgtaaaaattattaaaaacattaaattttgtaaatatatataaaaaaattataattttttaaaatgaaaaaaatttaaattattaaaaattataaaaaaatattaaaaagtattttcaaattttaaaaaaaattaaaaaaattgtaaaatttggccTGCCTTAgcataaaagaaaaatcaatttgAGATTTATGGCAAATTCCATTTCGAATATCAAGGATGAATGTGAACCAAGTTAGCTAAAACTGATTATGGGAATCgtatacattttttaatatttttaaaataattttcacaaatttttttactttttaaatattttttgcaatttttataaaattttaatgattttattaattatcaattttttaatattttaaattatttttacagatttttatagtttttaataaattttaataattttgtacaACTTTTAATGATTTGTCCTATCAACGACCAATCAACACAATCAACATAGCACGTCATCAGTCAACATGCCACATCATCAGTCAATGTGCCATTTCATCGATGACATGGTGTGTTCTCATTTGCCACTTTTTTAACATCGTTAACTTTTAGGTACAAAAACAGGTAATGGAGCAAAGTTCAGTATCAAAATGggacaaaaaaaattttagatacCAACTTGGAaaaatgagtatagtttcaaataatgaataaagcctttatatatatatatatgatttattctAAACTTTGCCCCCTACCTTACGAAAATTGAAAAGTTAATCTTTTTACTTTAGTTTGTCAAAATTTAGTCTTcgtacaaaaattgaaaaaaatagtttAACAATGTATCATTAATGGTTGACCTGGAAGTCAATAATCtaacaaactaaaataaaaagactaactttttttaattttaataaggtAGAgggataaaattcataattaatatatatatattagagccTCAACTTTGAATTTAATTTGCATTCATCTTTTCTTGTGTAGGGCTTCCATCAAGTGTTAGAGATGCCTTGGTTTTCGGCTTGGGAATATCCCTTGTGTGCCTCATCGCGATTATAAGTTGCGTAAAACTCAACTTTACCGAGGGACAGAACCACCCCAACCCCGAAATCCTCATGACCCACCCTCGATCAACTCCAGGTTCAACAAAAGGCCTTGATAGACAAACAATTGACACATACCCTACAACTTTGCTTGGTCCAAGCCGATGCCTACCCAATCCGAGAGACAACATCTGCTCCATATGCCTATGCGAATACCAAGCCAATGAGACGTTAAGAACTATCCCTAATTGCAGCCATTATTTTCATGTCGATTGTATAGACCAGTGGCTTAAACTAAATGCAACATGTCCCGTATGTCGCGATAAGTTTGAGGAGCCTCCTCCTGTCGCTCCTACATTATCATCACTCATGCCAGTGGTTGccttttttactttaatatatgTGCTTTAAATGTTGTCAATTAATATTCCTTTGGGTTAAATGGAGACTTAATTATTGCTCTATATCTTCACTTATCatttataaaaatagattttGTTGGATGCATAAGGGCATGTTTACCTTTgcctttgatttttatttgatatatgcACTATTAATGAATTCAAAATGAAGTTACGAACTTAATTATGTTGTATTATTTTATGCATAAACAAAGTTCATATCGTGTTATAAACATCATATTATAAAGGGTTAATGTTATATTTGGCTCTTGAAATTTAACTAAATGTGCTATGTGATActtgtattaaaaaaattgtaatttactACCTGTAGTATTTCTCTACAATAAAATCCACCCTAACACTTTAATCTAtatctataatttatataaaagcaCGAATTTAGAAAAAAGTTTCAATCGATGAAAataccctttctttttctttatattactaaattgacattTAATAAAAgagtttttattcatttaaacTATATAGTTGAGGTGAAGTTAAATTTAATGTGTAACAGCCCGCCCAGTGTAGACCGTATTGATATGTTATTTGACGTATAGTTAGGTAAGCCAGGGTGGAAAAAGGATGGGATTGGTGAATTATCCGTTGCGTCTAGGTGGCGTATTGCGTGAATACAATAGTACACCATTTTGCAGAACTCCTCGTTGGAATTTGCCATTTGGCAGACTTTTTTGGGAGGCAATCTGCCAACCCCAGATGCTTTGGGGTGAACTTGTTAGTTTACAGATTGATAGATTTGTTTTCTGTGTTTTAGCACGAAAACAATAAGTCAGTGAGTATCGTTAGAGTTTAGCTGAGACCTAGTTGAGATTGAACTAGATTTCTGTAGATGACAGCTTGATGTGCTTAGGTAGCTGAATGATTTGTTTAGTTAACTTGTATTAGTGTACAAGCAACGTTTTACTACTCACTAAGCTGATTAGTGTTAGTAGTTATGTTTGGTAAATGATTAGGTTTCAAAATTTTAGGAAACTCTATTCTCAAGTTTCAAGGGCTATAGTGGGATTTTCTAACCCTTCCAATAATCTTTGTCGCCATTATCTGTGCTATATAAGGATGTCGATAACCGACATGTTTCACCTTTGTTTTTCTCTACATTATTTTTTGAGTCTTTGGAAAATTTTAAGGTATCTTCATTAGAGAAGACGAAGGAGGTTCCAGTAGCTAGTCAAAACGGCCTTGTCAAGTACTAGCTTATTAGTAATTTCTAGAAAGCCTTTAGGTAGTTGTCGAAGGGATTTACATTTTTGCATTAGTGCATACATGATTAAATTAGATAAATGGTTTGATGGTTATAACTGTTTCTTATTTAGCCCAAAAAGCTAGTGAAGGTTCAAGCAATTGAGGTAAATGACCAATAGAGTAGATCCTGTTCTGAAGCTTGTTGGTGAGTTCTTTCTTACTTCCTTTGATTTATGATACTTACATGATACGTAGGTCGTGTACGATAAGTTGTCTCTACTGTAAATGAGTTTATGTGTTGTATCTGGATGGGTGTGTAATAAACCAATATTGCATGTGTGAGTATGGCCATTGTCAATGTAAAAACACCCTCCTTGTTGCATGAGCCCAGTATTGCACAAATtgtgatatgtgaaaatatgGAAAGGAAATCTGTTTGTGATGCCTCCACTAAGGCAGCTATATTGCAAATTGGACTGACAGATCACGGTCTAGCCTTACGAGAGAACACGTGTTCAACTTAACAAGGATGATATGAATATGAATATGACTGATTTATGATTTTGGATTATGGGTCCAAGGCTGGCACAAGGAATGATAGTTTGTAAACATGCATGATTATGGGAGATACGCATGAGTTGGCAAATAGTAAACGCCCATGTACTATGTGTTATATTTAAAATGGCAAAGTATTTCTACCAGTGAAATGTAGATATCATTATTGATTTACCATGTCTGTACGACAAAGTCTCACgaataagtttatttttcttatgAGTATCGATGCTTGTTGAATCGCGATATTTCTGTAATTTATTGCATCCatttttggaactcactaagttcaattgAACTTACTCCATTACTTATCCTTCTTTAGGCATATTTCTAGTAGAAGAGGAATCAGTTGAAGGAGACTACGCCAGAGCTACAGTTGCGAGTGAGCCACTTGTTTATTTCTGTATCATGTATGGCTATTTTGGCGGATGACGTATacatatgttttgtatttaacTTTTGCAATTAACTTCGTCGTTTGTATTGTTCTGTCTTAAAAAGAGAATTAACTCTTACTATAAAAGTGTACGCCAAACTCTCTTGAATTGTAGTTTGTGACCTTATCTTTTATATGCTTACACCATAACTAGGCATTGGTTGGATAATATAACTTTTCTTGTATAACTCCTATTACTTTCTTTAGAGATGCGTCGaaagaataataatttttttttcttaaaaaagaaaattttataattattttctcaaaGATTTAAGTTAAGCTAATGGATTTAAATCCATCAATAATGCCCTAGTCCATTGGGGtctgtttttagaaaaaacaGGTTTGAAAAACgcaacagaaaataaatttaaagaaaacagagttttaaaattttttccaaaacaatatcTTGGTTGcgatatttaaagtaataaacacttaatcaaaagtATACTTTTTTTATTCGTCTAGGGTGAGCGCTTTGACCAAGTAGTCTTCtttgctatcctcaagctcacgtctaccgAGTGTAGGCTCGCttcaaatcagaaaatttttcacaaaaattactggTGGGGTAATtctgcaatttctctaaactttagggtcaagttgtaaatcaaaaaaatatctctagaaattttctgaaataatctcttcaaaaacttttctctctacaactttctcttgaattcaagtgtgttaAATAATGATCCAATACTCTCTTTACATAAGGAgaatttagagagttcaactattgttaaacttaatcactttaatattaaattaatacaaaatttatcaagataaatattaaattaaatttaatattaaatcttattaaaataataaaatatttatctacaagataaacattaaatttaatttaatattaagataatcactttaatactaaattaataaaatactattaagataagtattaaattaaatatattattaaactattaaaataatattatttttggagtagttaatttaaaatcaaattctttggtagagccccagtaggagtgtaactttTACACTATTCAACCACCAAAGACCAACCTTCACTGGCCACCGGCACACCGTTGTTGCAGCCGCTGACACCGCTGTGTCCAGTGATGCAGCTGCAACACCCTTACGGCACCCCAAGCCGATTCAGTTACTATTGGTTCGATCAGAGTCAGTTACAACCCGATTGGTCCGGTCTAACCACCAGTTGGACCGTCAACCTAGTTTTACAAGTTGGGCCCGATTCGACTAGTTTTTAGGTCTTGGTATTGGTTTTGGGCACCCAGGCCATATTTACGATCTTAGGctcaattttcaagttcaattacccattgggccaattatcTGACTTGAACATTAATTTCTAAaagtatcatattaattttaattaatttgattaatttaattttacttgatctaaattaacatttccaaaaatcacttagattttccaaattattttttcaagaaaattctttaatcaaattctctagttgaacaattctcacgaccacctaatttaattccacgtcgaataaatcaactcaattaaattatttccaaagtcatagaatttttttctgattcaactgcagtccgatcgagcttttgttgagctagcggagggaccaatcgaacatatacaattagactctagtaattgcaattatattcagaagcatcgttccaataatttgcaattacttaatcatggagttaatccacaagaagtaccatgattgaaaactccttattgtattcTCTTTATgtaagcaattcatccaacttcTTTATCCAATGATCTCGTCATGTGTATGTTACCATCATATGATATCCATGatttctttgagttaaatccgtttaCTCAATacgatcttattttatctcattgtcaccattatgttttcttaatgattaatatgatcactgtcaacaaatgactgtgataaattgctcgttcgagaactaGCAACTCGTactcacgttccatatttatcaatccacacaatcccaatgagaggatatcattaactctttattgggctatgaattccactgttgctagtaaagtcataccatacacaagtcatatacccaacataccggTTATGGGTTTGATCATATTTAGAgaataagcctccacttatatcaaagcacatgagttgcatacgcatggtcagtgactaactcaggatttaggtaaattacaCCATGAACGCCACAagtaacttaattcacaaatagattcaaatttaattcatcttgggtccagtccaatgtatcattctaccaatgaatacatctgtgtctctacccgtggagtcaactactccgatagcgaagactagccatctccccgattggaattgtagacgacataataatcattctcagtatttaaatcaaatattcactttgattcttttacgagttTACGGACTCATTtcgattatctactgaagtaggttgtctttctcgcaatgtaaacgttcttacaatacTACTtctcttcagtttgaacttaaaCAACCAAt is a window of Gossypium hirsutum isolate 1008001.06 chromosome D08, Gossypium_hirsutum_v2.1, whole genome shotgun sequence DNA encoding:
- the LOC107909877 gene encoding RING-H2 finger protein ATL22 isoform X2; amino-acid sequence: MDFFNVIKRMDSISIQPFLFIIIFFSFQPSISLEICSTLCGSQTIRFPFRLIDQPQYCGYQDFELSCQVQETTQDVTILTFPYAGNFSVFHIDYAQQVVQLSYSEGCLPGILLQGLNLSGSPFMSVNTQSYTFYNCSTMVQYPGVTKIPCLSGFNFYVVAILTDGYTPSTSVCLEIAKVMVPMSTDWWEDGMTLGWNQPDCRWCESHQGTCLFENVGAGLQVRCGSAIKHDIAFLLHGYSFNIFSLRASIKC
- the LOC107909877 gene encoding RING-H2 finger protein ATL20 isoform X1, with protein sequence MDFFNVIKRMDSISIQPFLFIIIFFSFQPSISLEICSTLCGSQTIRFPFRLIDQPQYCGYQDFELSCQVQETTQDVTILTFPYAGNFSVFHIDYAQQVVQLSYSEGCLPGILLQGLNLSGSPFMSVNTQSYTFYNCSTMVQYPGVTKIPCLSGFNFYVVAILTDGYTPSTSVCLEIAKVMVPMSTDWWEDGMTLGWNQPDCRWCESHQGTCLFENVGAGLQVRCGSAIKHGLPSSVRDALVFGLGISLVCLIAIISCVKLNFTEGQNHPNPEILMTHPRSTPGSTKGLDRQTIDTYPTTLLGPSRCLPNPRDNICSICLCEYQANETLRTIPNCSHYFHVDCIDQWLKLNATCPVCRDKFEEPPPVAPTLSSLMPVVAFFTLIYVL